The sequence below is a genomic window from Oscillospiraceae bacterium.
TACGAAGGGCCAGCGCACGAAGCCGTTGGTGGCGCCGCACATCTTCATGATGGCGATCTCCTCCCGGCGGTTGAAGGTGGCCAGCTTGATGGTGTTGGTGATGATAAACAGGCTCACCAGCAGCAGGATGGTCACCAGGATGACCGCCACGCCCCCGGCGATGTTGCGCACCACCGTAAAGCCCTGGGCGATCTCCTCCTCGGCCCGGACCTTGACCACACCCTCGGTGCCCTCGATGAGGCCCTTGGTCTCGGACATGCGGGACAGGTCCCCGATGTGGATGAGGTAGCGGTCGCGCAGCACGGAGTCGGGCAGATCCTTATAAAGGTCGTTGTCCGCCTTGTCGGCCAGGAACTTGTCCATGGCCTCCGCCTTGCTCATGAAGGTGACCGAGCTGACGTTGGCCAGGGCGCCCAGCCTGCCGCCCACGGCCTGCACCTGCGCCTCGGACAGGGACTCGTCCACGTAGGCGATGATCTCGTTCTCCTGCTCCAAATCGCCCAGCATGTTGTTCAGGTTCACCGCCACCAGGGAGAAGGAACCCATGATCAGCAGGCAGCAGATGATCATGCACACGGCGGCGAAGGACATGAGGCCGTGGGTAAAGATGCTGGTGAAGCCCTCTTTTAGAAAGTAACCGAAATTAAATCGTCTCATTGTCGTAATACCCGCCCATCCCGTCGCTGATGATCCTGCCGTTTTCAATCGCCACCACCCGCTTGGAGAAGCGGTTGACCAGCTCCTTTTCATGGGTGACCACCAGCACGGTGGTGCCCAGCTCGTTGATCTTCTCCAGCAGCATCATAATCTCCAGGGAGCGCTGGGGGTCCAGGTTGCCCGTGGGCTCGTCCGCGATGATCATGCTGGGGTTGTTGACCAGGGCGCGGGCGATGGCCACGCGCTGCTGCTCGCCGCCGGACAGCTCGTCCGGCTTGCGCTCCCCCTTCCGGTCCAGGCCCACCAGGTCCAGCACGTAGGGGATGCGCTTGCGGATCTCCCGGGGGGAGGCCCCCACCGCCCGCATGGCGAAGGTCAGGTTCTCCCACACCGACTTCTTCTCTATGAGGCGGAAGTCCTGGAAGATGACCCCCAGGGTCCGCCGCAGATAGGGCACCTGCCGGGGCGGGATGGTGTTCAGGTTGTAGCCGTTGACCATCAGCCGCCCGCCGCTGGGGGCGATCTCGGCGGTGAGCAGCTTGATGATGGTGCTCTTGCCCGAGCCGGAGGGCCCTACCAGGAACACGAACTCCCCGTCGTCGATGCGCAGGGAGACCCCCTTGAGCGCCTTGGTGCCGTTGTCGTAGGCCTTTTGTATGTCAGTTAAGCGAATCATGGATAGGCTACCTCTTCGATGGAAAATTGAGAATGGAGAATCGATAACTCCGCGCGGCGGGACGTGGGGACGTGGGTTCCCCGTGCCGGGCGCCCGCGTCCCCTGATTATCCATTCTCCATTGTCATTTGTCTTATCGGCCGGGGTCAGGACTCGATGCCCCGGGAAATCAGATACTTCTTGACCATCAGCGCCACCTTGAAGGTGATGGCGTCGTCGAACTCCCGCAGGTCCAGGCCGGTGAGCTTCTTGATCTTCTCCAGCCGGTAGACCAGGGTGTTGCGGTGGACGAAGAGCTTGCGGGCCGTCTCGGACACGTTCAGGTTGTTCTCAAAGAACTTGTTGATGGTGAACAGCGTCTCCTGGTCCAGCGCGTCGATGGGGTTCTTCTTAAAGACCTCCTGCAAAAACATCTCGCACAGGGTGGTGGGCAGCTGGTAGATCAGCCGCCCGATGCCCAGGTTCTCGTAGTTGATGATGGACTTCTCGGTGTCGAACACCTTGCCCACGTCGATGGCCACCTGGGCCTCCTTGTAGGCCCGGGCCAGCTCCCGGATGTGGCCCACGATGGTGCCGATGCCGATGACCACCTTGATGTTGAGCTCCTCGCTCAGCGCGTCCTCCACCTGCTTGGCGGTCTTGTAGAGGTCCTTGCCCTCGGTGCCCTCGGGGAGCTGCTTGATGAGGGCCACGTCGGTCTCGCTGATGGAGAGGACGAAGTCCACCTGCTTGTCGGGGAACAGCCCCTGCACCACGTCGATGGCCGCCACGTCGGTGGAGCCCACCTGGCGGATCAGAAAGACCGCCCGGGGGGACTCGGAGACGAAGTGCAGCTCCTTGGCGCGCACGTAGATGTCGCCCAGCAGGATATTGTCGGAGATGATGTTCTTGACGAAGGTGGCCTTGTCGTGCTTCTCCTCATAGTAGGTCTTGGCCCCGTTGAGGGCCACCGACGCCATGGCGCACACCAGGCGGGCCTCCTGGTCCTCCCCCTTCACGAAGGCGGCGTAGTCGAACTGGGAGCTCCAGCCCGCCAGGGCCTTGAAGGTGCGCCCGTCAAAGGCCACCGTGTCGCTCCCGCCGTTGACCGCCTCCACGGCGCCCGGCCAGCGCTCCCCGATGCAGGTGAGCTCGTTGCAGGCCACCACCGTTCCCTCAGAATCAATCACGCCGATGGGCCGGTCCGTACTGTCTTTCATCTGCAAGACAACGCTCTGAAAAATTCTGCTGGACATCGTGATGCCTCCCTCAATCTTCTTCAAACGGGGTTTTCCGTTGGATTCTTCGGACTATAAACAATTCAGCCGCTCTTGTTCCCTATTATAACGGCTTTTTTATCTCTTTTCAATAGGCGGAGACAATTTATTTGTTCATTTTCACCAAACACAAACGCGGAGGCGTGCGGAGCAGGCGGATAAGACACCGCGCAGACGAAAAAACAGGTTGGGCCGTCTCACGGAAGGACCAACAGCATTTTTCGCGGAGCGGGGGCTTATCTGCCGTCGCGCAGCCGCCGCAGCGTGACGCCGCACGGCGGCTATCCCAGCCGCCGCAGGGCCTCCAGCTCCTCCGCGCCCAGCGCCCGCCACGCCCCCCTCTCCAGGGCGGGGTCCAGCGCCAGGGGCCCCATGGTCAGCCGCTTGAGGTAGACCACCGGCTTGCCCCTGGCCGCCAGCATCCGCTTGATCTGGTGGTATTTCCCTTCCCGCAGGGTGACGATGCCTTCCCGGGGGTCCTCCAGAAGCTCCAGCCCCGCGCTCAGGCAGACCAGGCCGTCGCCCAGGGTCATGCCAGCGGCGAAGGCCGCGGCGTCCTGCGCGTCCAGCGCCCCGTCCACCCGGACGAAGTAGGTCTTGTCCACGTGGCGCTTAGGGGCCAGCAGGGCGTGGGCCAGGGCCCCGTCGTTGGTCAGCAGGAGCAGGCCCTCGGTGTCCTTGTCCAGCCGCCCCGCCGGGAAGAGCCCCACCCGGCGCAGGTGCTCCGGCAGCAGCTCCAGCACCGTGCGCTGCCTGGGGTCCTCGGTGGCCGAGACCAGCCCGGCGGGCTTGTGGAGCATGAGGTAAACAAACCTCTCCCCCGACACGCTCTGCCCGTCCACCCGCAGGTCCAGCCCCGCGCGGGCGTACTTCTCCTCCGGGGTGCGGGCGGGCCGCCCGTTGACACTCACCCGCCCGGCCCGCACCAGGTCCTTCACCTCCCGCCGTGACCAGCGCCCCGTGCCCGCCAGGATCTTGTCCAGCCGCTCCAGCTCCATGCCCGTACCCACCTTGTCCTTTTTGGTTCTATTTTAGCATATCCCCGCCCCAAAGGACATAAGCATTATCACAAGGAAATGGAAGGAGCGTTGCGCTGTGTTTATTTTTACCGCCAAATTAGACCGCCGCCGGATCCTGGCCGGGGCAGCGGCGGCGGTACTGGTGTGCGCCGCGGTGGCCGGGGCTGTGGTGCTGCTGGGGAGCCGCGGGGCCGCCGTCTCCACCGCCGCAAGCCCCAAGGGGGTCAAGACCAACGAGGACCGGGTGGCCTACCTGGAGAGCTACGGCTGGACGGTCGCCCCCGATGCGGTGCGCGTGGAGGAGCTGATCATCCCGGAGGAGTTCGACGACACCTACACCCAGTACCTGGCCCTCCAGTCGGGCCAGGGCTTCGACCTGACGCAGTACAGCGGCAAGCGGGTCAAGCGCTACACCTACGAGATCACCAACTACCCCACCGGGGAGGCCGGGGTGCAGGCGGGAGTGCTGATCTACAAGAACACGGTCATCGGCGGCGACGTGCTGTCCAGCCAGCTGGGCGGCTTCATCCACGGGCTGGAGATGCCCTGACAAGACGCAAAAAGGCGGCGCTCATAGGAGCGCCGCCTTTTTGTCCGTCCTCAGGCCAGCATAATCTGCTGGCTCTTGTACAGGAAGATGATGTAGATGACGTTGGCCACCAGGCTGACGATTGTGCGGACCACGTTCAGCGCACCGCCCAGGCCGGCCGAGGCAACGCTCACGATGGCGATGACGATGGCGATGATGTAGCAGACGGCGTTCAGCTTCCAGACCAAATCGCCCCTGGACGCCTCCTGGTCCTCGCCGATCTCCCGCAGCAGGCCGGAGGTGGCGCCGCACACGAAATAGACCTGGAGGAAGCCGAACACGGACACCGCCAGCGAAAGCACCAGCGTACCCACCAGGCCGCCCGCGGCCGCGCCGCCGGAGCCCAGTATCGCGCCGCCCGCGGCGACCCCCGCCATCACGGCCATCAGAACCGCCGCCACGATGGACAGCACCAGCATAATCACCGCGCGCTTGTAGCCCGGCGCCGCGTTCATGGTCTTGACCAGGCCCACCAGCGCGATGATGCCGCCCACGATGGCCGCAAGGCCGCCGATGACCGGGACGAACGAGAACAGGGCGACAATCGTGCCGATGAACATCAGCTTCAGGCCGCCCCCCGCAATCGCAAATCTCTCATCCTTCATTCTCTTATTTCTCCTCTCGCACATGTTTATATTCACCGGCAGCGCCGGGGAATACCGTTGTCCGCCCCGCCGGGCTACCCCAGCAGGAGACCCTGGCTCTTGTACAGGAACACCACGTAGATGATGCCGATGACGATGCCGACCAGGCCGGTTATGATCGTCAACACCAGCGCCAGCGCCTGGGCGAACAGGGCCAGCACCGAGACGGCGATCAGCACCGCGTAACACCCCGCGTTGGCCTTCCACACCAGGTCCCCATAGTGCGCCTCGTCCTCGTGGCCCAGCTCACGCAGCAGGGCGGCGGTGGCGGTGCAGACAAAATAGGTCTGCAGCATACCGGCGATGGAGTCCAGTACGTCGAACAGCGTGCCCGCGCCCCCGTCGCCCGCGATGGTCCCCAGGATGCTGAGCACTCCTCCGGCGACGAGCATGACGAAGGCCCTCTTGTAGCCCTCATGGGCCTCCCTGGCCCCCCACAGCCCCACGATGGCCATGATGCCGCCCACCAGGATGGCGACCAGCCCGGTTATCCCAAACACCGGAATCAGCAGCACCACTAGGCCGATCAGCGCCACGATTTGGCCTGTAAACATCCGTTTCAGGCCCCGGCCCGCGATGGTATACGTACTCTCCACTGCCCTACTCCTTTCCGCCCCTGTCCATCAGGTGCACGTTCAGGTGGTTGTAGGTGAGCTCCACCCCGGCCCTGCCGAAGGCGTCGCCAATCTGCTCCAGCAGGTCGTAGTACAGGTCCCAGTAGTCGTCGGTGGCGCACCAGACCCGCAGCGTGTACTCCACGCTGCTCTCCAAATACCCGGTGATCCGGGCGAAGGGCTCCGGCGTGAAGAGGGCCTTCGCGTGGGCCCCCGCCGCGTCCAGCAGGCATTTGACCACCGTCCTGGGATCGGCGTCATAGGAAATATTGAATTTCAGGTCCACCCTCCGCAGGGGCTCGGAGGTATAGTTGGTGATGCGCTCCGCCGAGAGCTTGCCGTTGGGGATGGAGATGATCTTGTTGTCAAAGGTCTTTACCTTGGTGTACACCATGCCCACCTCGGACACCACGCCGCTGAAGGTGTCGGTCTCGATGTAGTCTCCGCCGGTGAAGGGCTTGGAGACCAGCAGCATGATGCCCCCCGCCAGGTTGGACAGGGTGCCCTGGATGGCCAGGGAGATGGCCAGGCCGACCACGCCCAGGATCGCCACCAGCGAGGACACGTTCACCCCGATGTAGCTGGCCACGATGATGATGGTCACGAACCACAGCAGCACCCGGACGATGGAGCGGATGAAGGTCTGAAGGCTGCGGTCCACCTTGAGGCGCTCCATGGTCTTGTTCAGGACCTTGATTAGAATCTTCATGACCACGTAGCAGACCACGAACAGCAGCGCCACAAAGGCAATCTGCTTAAAGTCCAGTTTTTTTAGGGTGGCCACGAATTGATTGACGGCGTCCACGGTTTCGTCCGCGTTCACGGTAGCGGAAAGCAGCAGGGCGGCTCCCCCCTTCCAAGATTATAGTTCGATGTCAGTTATTTTATCACGTTTCTCCCTCTGTGGCAAGGCGGGCGCGGGAAGAACGACAGGTGTCGCACAGCGCAGGGCCTCCAAAGGGCAAAAAAGGGCCTCCGCCGGTGGCGGAGGCCCTTTCGGGAAGCAATTTACTTCTCCTCGATCTCGATAACAACGCCGGAGCCAACGGTGCGGCCGCCCTCGCGGATAGCGAAGCGCAGGCCCTTCTCGATGGCGATGGGGGTGATCAGCTCCACGTCCATGTCGACGTTGTCGCCGGGCATGCACATCTCAACGCCCTCGGGCAGGGAGATGACGCCGGTCACGTCGGTGGTACGGAAGTAGAACTGGGGACGGTAGTTGTTGAAGAAGGGGGTGTGGCGGCCGCCCTCGTCCTTGGACAGGACGTAGACCTGGCCCTTGAACTTGGTGTGGGGCTGGATGGAGTTGGGCTTGCACAGGACCTGGCCGCGCTCCACGTCGGTCTTGGCGACGCCGCGCAGCAGGGTGCCGATGTTGTCGCCGGCCTCAGCGTAGTCCAGCAGCTTGCGGAACATCTCGATGCCGGTGACGGTGGTCTTGCGCTTCTCGTCCATCAGGCCGACAATCTCGACTTCCTCGCCCATCTTGATCTGGCCGCGCTCGACACGGCCGGTGGCCACGGTGCCGCGGCCGGTGATGGTGAACACGTCCTCGACGGGCATCAGGAAGGGCTGGTCAGCCTTGCGCTCGGGGGTGGGGATATAGCTGTCGACGGCGTCCATCAGCTCCTTGATGCAGGCGAAGTCGGGATCGTCCACGCCGCCCTCGCAGGTCAGGGCGTTCAGGGCGGAGCCCTTGATGATGGGAATGTCGTCGCCGGGGAAGTCGTAGAAGCTCAGTGTCTCGCGGACCTCCATCTCGACCAGCTCGATGAGCTCCTCGTCGTCCACCAGGTCGGCCTTGTTCAGGAACACGACCATGGCGGGCACGCCCACCTGGCGGGCCAGCAGGATGTGCTCCTTGGTCTGGGCCATGGGGCCGTCGGTGGCGGCGATGACCAGGATGGCGCCGTCCATCTGAGCAGCGCCGGTGATCATGTTCTTGATATAGTCGGCGTGGCCCGGGCAGTCGACGTGGGCATAGTGGCGGGTATCGGTCTGATACTCGACGTGGGCGGTGTTGATGGTGATGCCGCGCTCGCGCTCCTCAGGGGCCTTGTCGATGCTGGAGTAGTCCTCGTACTCAGCGTAGCCCTTCAGGGCGAGGTACTTGGTGATAGCGGCGGTCAGGGTGGTCTTGCCGTGGTCCACGTGGCCGATGGTGCCGATGTTCACATGGGGTTTGGTACGCTCAAACTTCTGCTTAGCCATGTTTGGGTATCCTCCTTAAATACATATTATCATGTCGTTCCGTTTCCGTATAAATGCGAAAACATTGTATAGCATTGCAAGGGAAAATGCAAGACTTTTCGCCTGCCGCGCCCGGAGCGGGCCCATGGCCCGTCCGCGCGCATCTTAATCGGCCGTGTTGCGGCCGCGCTCGGCGATGATCTTGTCCGCGATGCTCTTGGGGATTTCCACGTAGCTGTGAGGCTCCATGGTGTACTGGCCGCGGCCCTGGGTGGAGGAGCGCAGGTCGGTTGCATAGCCGAACATCTCGCTCAGGGGCACCAAGGCGTCGATCTGGGTGGCGCCGGGGCGGGCCTCGGTGCCCTGGATCATGCCGCGGCGGGAGCTCAGATCGCCCATCACGTCGCCCATATACTCGTCGGGGGCGATGGCGGAGACCTTCATGATGGGCTCCAGCAGGATGGGGTTGGCCTTCCGGCAGGCCTCCTTGAAGGCCATGGAGCCGGCGATCTTAAACGCCATTTCGGAGGAGTCCACCTCGTGGTAGGAGCCGAAAATCAGGCTGACCTTCACGTCCACCACGGGGTAGCCCGCCAGCACGCCGGCCTGCATGGCCCCCTGGATGCCCTGGTCCACCGCGGGGATATACTCCTTGGGGATGACGCCGCCGGTGATGGCGTTGACGAACTCATAGCCCTTGCCGGACTCGTTGGGCTCCACCTTGATGCGCACGTGGCCGTACTGGCCCTTACCGCCGGACTGGCGGGCGTACTTGGTGTCCTGCTCGACGGCCTTCTTGATGGTCTCCTTGTAGGCGACCTGGGGCGCGCCCACGTTGGCCTCCACCTTGTACTCGCGCAGCAGGCGGTCCACGATGATCTCCAGGTGCAGCTCGCCCATGCCGGCGATGATGGTCTGCCCGGTCTCGTCGTCGGTCCAGGTCTTGAAGGTGGGGTCCTCCTCGGCCAGCTTCATCAGCGCCAGGCCCATCTTCTCCTGGCCGGCCTTGGTCTTGGGCTCGATGGCCACGCGGATGACGGGCTCGGGGAACTCCATGGACTCCAGGATGATGGGGTGCTTCTCGTCGCACAGGGTGTCGCCGGTGGTGGAATTCTTCAGGCCGATGACGGCGGCGATGTCGCCGGAGTAGACGGTCTCAATATCCTCCCGGTGGTTGGCGTGCATCTGCAGGATGCGGCCGATACGCTCCTTCTGGTTCTTGGTGCTGTTGAGCACCGAGGTGCCGGTGTTGAGCGTGCCGGAGTAGACGCGCACGAAGGACAGGCGGCCCACGTAGGGGTCGGTGGCGATCTTGAACGCCAGGGCGGAGAAGGGGGCGTTGTCGTCGGCGGGACGGCTGTCCTCCTCCTCGGTGTCGGGGTTCACGCCGTCGATGGCCGGGATGTCCAGCGGGGAGGGCATGAAGTCCACGATGGCGTCCAGCAGCTTCTGCACGCCCTTGTTCTTGTAGGAGGTGCCGCAGGCCACGGGGACCATCAGGTTCTCAATGGTGCCCTTGCGGATGGCCTTGCGGATGAGATCGGTGGGGATCTCCTTCTCCTCCAGGGCCAGCTCCATGATCTCGTCGTCCAGATCGGCGCAGGCGTCGATGAGCTTGGTCCGGTACTCCTGGGCCAGGTCGGCCAGGTCGGCGGGGATCTCCTCCACGCGCATGTCGGTGCCCATGTCGTCGTAGTACACGTCGGCCTTCATCTCCACCAGGTCGACGATCCCCTTGAAGGTCTCCTCGCTGCCGATGGGCAGCTGGATGGGCACGGCGTTGCACTTGAGGCGGTCGTGGATCATGCGCAGCACGTTGAAGAAGTCGGCGCCCATGATGTCCATCTTGTTGACGTAGATCATGCGGGGGACCTTGTAGTGGTCCGCCTGGCGCCAGACGGTCTCGGACTGGGGCTCCACGCCGCCCTTGGCGCACATGACGGTCACAGAGCCGTCCAGCACGCGCAGGGAGCGCTCCACCTCGACGGTGAAGTCCACATGGCCCGGAGTGTCGATGATGTTGATCCGGGTCT
It includes:
- the ftsX gene encoding cell division protein FtsX codes for the protein MRRFNFGYFLKEGFTSIFTHGLMSFAAVCMIICCLLIMGSFSLVAVNLNNMLGDLEQENEIIAYVDESLSEAQVQAVGGRLGALANVSSVTFMSKAEAMDKFLADKADNDLYKDLPDSVLRDRYLIHIGDLSRMSETKGLIEGTEGVVKVRAEEEIAQGFTVVRNIAGGVAVILVTILLLVSLFIITNTIKLATFNRREEIAIMKMCGATNGFVRWPFVFEGMILGLFGAVLAFFLQWGIYTLIGRAIDTSDTIQLITVLPFRAMALWVLGVFAGTGFVIGVGGSVLAIRKFLQV
- the ftsE gene encoding cell division ATP-binding protein FtsE is translated as MIRLTDIQKAYDNGTKALKGVSLRIDDGEFVFLVGPSGSGKSTIIKLLTAEIAPSGGRLMVNGYNLNTIPPRQVPYLRRTLGVIFQDFRLIEKKSVWENLTFAMRAVGASPREIRKRIPYVLDLVGLDRKGERKPDELSGGEQQRVAIARALVNNPSMIIADEPTGNLDPQRSLEIMMLLEKINELGTTVLVVTHEKELVNRFSKRVVAIENGRIISDGMGGYYDNETI
- a CDS encoding pseudouridine synthase codes for the protein MELERLDKILAGTGRWSRREVKDLVRAGRVSVNGRPARTPEEKYARAGLDLRVDGQSVSGERFVYLMLHKPAGLVSATEDPRQRTVLELLPEHLRRVGLFPAGRLDKDTEGLLLLTNDGALAHALLAPKRHVDKTYFVRVDGALDAQDAAAFAAGMTLGDGLVCLSAGLELLEDPREGIVTLREGKYHQIKRMLAARGKPVVYLKRLTMGPLALDPALERGAWRALGAEELEALRRLG
- the mscS gene encoding mechanosensitive ion channel protein — translated: MNADETVDAVNQFVATLKKLDFKQIAFVALLFVVCYVVMKILIKVLNKTMERLKVDRSLQTFIRSIVRVLLWFVTIIIVASYIGVNVSSLVAILGVVGLAISLAIQGTLSNLAGGIMLLVSKPFTGGDYIETDTFSGVVSEVGMVYTKVKTFDNKIISIPNGKLSAERITNYTSEPLRRVDLKFNISYDADPRTVVKCLLDAAGAHAKALFTPEPFARITGYLESSVEYTLRVWCATDDYWDLYYDLLEQIGDAFGRAGVELTYNHLNVHLMDRGGKE
- the tuf gene encoding elongation factor Tu, with amino-acid sequence MAKQKFERTKPHVNIGTIGHVDHGKTTLTAAITKYLALKGYAEYEDYSSIDKAPEERERGITINTAHVEYQTDTRHYAHVDCPGHADYIKNMITGAAQMDGAILVIAATDGPMAQTKEHILLARQVGVPAMVVFLNKADLVDDEELIELVEMEVRETLSFYDFPGDDIPIIKGSALNALTCEGGVDDPDFACIKELMDAVDSYIPTPERKADQPFLMPVEDVFTITGRGTVATGRVERGQIKMGEEVEIVGLMDEKRKTTVTGIEMFRKLLDYAEAGDNIGTLLRGVAKTDVERGQVLCKPNSIQPHTKFKGQVYVLSKDEGGRHTPFFNNYRPQFYFRTTDVTGVISLPEGVEMCMPGDNVDMDVELITPIAIEKGLRFAIREGGRTVGSGVVIEIEEK
- the fusA_2 gene encoding elongation factor G; this translates as MPRKVTLENTRNIGIMAHIDAGKTTTTERILYYTGVNYKIGETHDGTATMDWMAQEQERGITITSAATTCYWKGTKDQFPQTRINIIDTPGHVDFTVEVERSLRVLDGSVTVMCAKGGVEPQSETVWRQADHYKVPRMIYVNKMDIMGADFFNVLRMIHDRLKCNAVPIQLPIGSEETFKGIVDLVEMKADVYYDDMGTDMRVEEIPADLADLAQEYRTKLIDACADLDDEIMELALEEKEIPTDLIRKAIRKGTIENLMVPVACGTSYKNKGVQKLLDAIVDFMPSPLDIPAIDGVNPDTEEEDSRPADDNAPFSALAFKIATDPYVGRLSFVRVYSGTLNTGTSVLNSTKNQKERIGRILQMHANHREDIETVYSGDIAAVIGLKNSTTGDTLCDEKHPIILESMEFPEPVIRVAIEPKTKAGQEKMGLALMKLAEEDPTFKTWTDDETGQTIIAGMGELHLEIIVDRLLREYKVEANVGAPQVAYKETIKKAVEQDTKYARQSGGKGQYGHVRIKVEPNESGKGYEFVNAITGGVIPKEYIPAVDQGIQGAMQAGVLAGYPVVDVKVSLIFGSYHEVDSSEMAFKIAGSMAFKEACRKANPILLEPIMKVSAIAPDEYMGDVMGDLSSRRGMIQGTEARPGATQIDALVPLSEMFGYATDLRSSTQGRGQYTMEPHSYVEIPKSIADKIIAERGRNTAD